The proteins below come from a single Aegilops tauschii subsp. strangulata cultivar AL8/78 chromosome 6, Aet v6.0, whole genome shotgun sequence genomic window:
- the LOC141025343 gene encoding uncharacterized protein, which produces MAHNTAFNLGPMLEKEKLATTGNNYADWVRNLRIVLRSAKKLYVLETALPAKPAADAPVDEQNVWATKDDDHNLVQCLMLACMSPGLQKRFEFHKARDMIRELDALYKETAKSERYDIMKALMDCKMAEGSSVGEHVVKMIGYSERLKALEFPLPPGHMMDMLLSSLPLSYDGFVMNYNMTGMEKTPEEVLAMLKTTEGGLRKNRKQVLLVNKIASFKKKKGKPKKGKGTGKTGSQSNSKGGAKNETECFYCKGTGHWKRNCKKYLEDKKTGKTGKGTSEGAQASKE; this is translated from the exons atggctcaCAACACCGCGTTCAACTTAGGCCCGATGTTAGAGAAAGAGAAGTTAGCTACGACTGGAAACaactatgcggactgggtccgtaacctgaggattgtcctcaggaGCGCTAAGAAATTGTACGTGCTTGAAACTGCTCTTCCAGCTAAACCGGCGGCAGATGCACCGGTAGATGAACAAAATGTCTGGGCCACTAAGGATGATGATCACAACTTAGTGCAGTGCCTCATGCTAGCTTGCATGAGTCCAgggcttcaaaaacgttttgaattccATAAAGCCCGTGATATGATCCGGGAATTGGATGCTCTATACAAGGAAACCGCAAAGTCTGAACGATATGATATCATGAAGGCTTTGATGGATTGCAAGATGGCTGAGGGTAGTTCAGTTGGCGAACACGTGGTCAAAATGATTGGCTATTCTGAAAGGCTTAAAGCCCTAGAATTTCCACTTCCACCTGGCCATATGATGGACATGTTGCTTTCTTCACTCCCCCTGTCTTACGACGGTTTTGTCATGAACTACAACATGACAGGGATGGAGAAGACGCCGGAAGAGGTGCTCGCCATGCTGAAAACTACAGAAGGAGGACTGCGGAAAAATCGCAAGCAAGTGTTGCTTGTGAATAAAATCGCCAGTTTCAAAAAGAAGAAAGGCAAgccaaagaagggcaagggcaccggtaagaccggctcccaaagcaactctaagggcggagccaagaatgaaactgagtgcttctactgcaagggaACAGGACACTGGAAGAGAAACTGCAAGAAGTATCTGGAAGATAAGAAGACCGGGAAAACCGGAAAAG GGACTTCAGAAGGTGCGCAAGCTAGCAAAGAATGA
- the LOC109743589 gene encoding two-component response regulator ORR24: protein MTVEGRVSGGGDGGGGKDKFPVGMRVLAVDDDPTCLKVLENLLRRCDYHVTTTGQAATALRMLRENKDQFDLVISDVHMPDMDGFKLLELVGLEMDLPVIMLSANGETQTVMKGITHGACDYLLKPVRLEQLKTIWQHVIRRNTKNRGSDNDDAGQKGPNAEGENGGANRNKRQSRRDRDDNGDDGDDSDENSNDNGDSSSQKKPRVVWSVELHRKFVAAVNQLGIDKAVPKKILDLMNVENITRENVASHLQKYRLYLKRMSMDASRQANLVAALGGRNPAYSNMNSMDVFRHYNNAYGRYRPVPTSSHSQSNNLVARMNSPSAYGMHGLLSPQSQPLHLGHAQNNLGTSLNDLGVNNGNLIRGAHMSTMGTGTSGNSFANISNGAPLAPTNRAVQSLESNNRQHLGRINSSSTDSFSSFASDSPHFPDLGRSSNTWQTAVPSNIQQLGQNGSMSQASLHGNGLRMEPVSSYAPPSNQITSLGNDMQNQVAPLASNTLPMVFNQGAAPFTFGNSTNSREALNSNLAFSNSGINTSLPNLRIDNSVVPRQTLDGGNTGGVPSLQDGKIDQQAVGNQLNYNNNDLVGTSGLQRELSGGLDDIVVDMFRPDNDNGGIFIDTDWGLV, encoded by the exons ATGACCGTGGAGGGGAGGGTCAGCGGCGggggggacggcggcggcggcaaggacAAGTTCCCGGTGGGCATGCGCGTACTcgccgtcgacgacgaccccACCTGCCTCAAGGTCCTCGAGAACCTCCTGCGCCGCTGCGACTACCATG TTACAACCACTGGGCAGGCAGCCACCGCCCTCAGGATGCTCAGGGAGAACAAGGACCAGTTTGACCTCGTCATCAGCGATGTCCACATGCCGGACATGGATGGTTTCAAGCTCCTCGAGCTTGTCGGTCTGGAGATGGACCTCCCAGTCATTA TGTTGTCTGCAAATGGGGAGACGCAGACAGTCATGAAGGGCATAACTCATGGAGCATGTGACTACCTGCTAAAGCCGGTGCGTCTTGAGCAGCTGAAGACAATATGGCAACATGTGATTAGGCGGAATACCAAGAACCGTGGTAGTGACAATGATGATGCTGGTCAGAAGGGGCCGAATGCTGAAGGTGAGAATGGTGGTGCTAACCGCAACAAGAGGCAGTCACGGAGGGATAGAGATGACAATGGAGATGATGGTGACGATTCTGATGAGAACAGTAATGACAACGGCGACTCGTCATCCCAGAAGAAGCCAAGGGTTGTCTGGTCTGTGGAGCTGCACCGGAAGTTTGTTGCTGCTGTCAACCAGCTTGGCATTGACA AGGCTGTTCCAAAGAAGATATTGGACCTCATGAATGTAGAGAACATCACCAGGGAGAATGTTGCTAGTCATCTGCAG AAGTACCGGCTGTATCTGAAAAGGATGAGTATGGATGCAAGTAGGCAGGCCAACCTCGTTGCTGCACTTGGAGGAAGGAACCCTGCTTACAGCAATATGAATTCAATGGATGTCTTTAGGCACTACAACAACGCGTACGGTAGATAccgaccagttccaaccagcagCCATTCCCAGTCAAATAACCTTGTTGCAAGGATGAACTCCCCTTCTGCATACGGAATGCATGGGTTGCTGTCTCCACAGTCGCAGCCACTTCACCTTGGCCATGCCCAGAATAATCTGGGCACTTCCCTGAACGATTTGGGTGTCAATAATGGTAACCTTATCAGGGGTGCACACATGTCAACCATGGGTACTGGTACTTCTGGTAACTCTTTTGCAAACATTTCAAATGGTGCACCACTGGCTCCTACAAATAGGGCAGTTCAGTCTCTTGAATCAAACAACAGGCAACACCTTGGTCGGATAAATTCGTCTTCGACAGACTCATTTAGCTCATTCGCTAGTGATTCTCCCCACTTTCCAGATCTTGGAAGAAGTAGTAACACCTGGCAAACTGCAGTTCCGTCCAACATTCAGCAACTTGGTCAGAACGGCAGCATGTCCCAAGCAAGCTTGCATGGGAATGGCCTTAGGATGGAACCTGTCTCTAGCTATGCACCACCATCAAATCAGATTACATCTCTGGGAAATGATATGCAGAACCAAGTAGCACCACTAGCTAGCAATACCCTTCCAATGGTATTCAATCAGGGTGCAGCGCCATTCACCTTTGGAAACAGCACAAACTCGAGAGAGGCGCTCAATAGCAACCTTGCGTTCAGCAACTCAGGCATCAACACTTCATTGCCAAACCTTCGCATTGACAATTCGGTTGTGCCGAGGCAGACTCTGGATGGCGGGAATACAGGCGGTGTTCCCTCTCTGCAGGATGGCAAGATTGATCAGCAAGCTGTTGGTAATCAGCTCAATTACAACAACAATGATCTCGTGGGGACAAGTGGGCTGCAAAGGGAGCTCAGTGGTGGTCTGGATGACATTGTTGTTGACATGTTCAGGCCG GATAATGATAATGGTGGCATTTTCATCGATACGGACTGGGGGCTGGTCTAG